AGGCCTTCATATGGCCTTACCGGCGTACAGTCAGACCCCCGACCCCCTCACCCCACAGCCAGCAGGACATGCCCGGCCTTGATCAGGGCCCGGACCGGCGCCCCCGGGGCCAGGCCCAGGGCCCCGGCGCTGGCGTGGGTGACCATCGCCACCAGGGTCTTGCCGCCGCCGATGTCCACGTGGACCTCGTCGTTCACCGCCCCGGTCTCGAGGCGCGAGACCACGCCTTCCAGGTCATTGCGGGCGCTGGTGCGCAGGGGCGGGGCGTCGCCGTCTGGAACGGCGGCCAGCAGGATGTCGCCGGCGTTGATCAGGGCCAGGGCCGGTAGGCCGGGAGTGAGGCCCAACTCCAGGGCCGCCTCCCGGGTCACGCCAGCCACCAGGCTGCGGCCGTCGCCCAGGTCCAGCACCACCTCCGAGTTCACCGCCCCTTCGGTCACCGAGACCACTTCGCCGCGCAGCATGTTCCGGGCCGAGGTCTTCATGGTCAGGCTCCACAGGAAGGTGGGGTCAAAGTCCGTTCCGCCCTTGGCGAGCCTCAGCTCCAGGGCGCCGAGGACCCACTTCATCTCGGTGTTGAGGCCGTCGTAGGCGCGCAGGACGGCCCAGCCCTCGGGGGTGAGGCGGGCCGCCCCGCCCCGGGCGCCGCCGGGCTGGCCGGTCACCAGCGGCCGGGGGAAGAGGTTGTTCAGGGCCTGGACCGAGTCCCAGGCGGCCCGGTAGCTCAGGCCATGCCGGCTGGCGGCGGCCGAGATCGAGCCTTCCCTGCCGATATCCGCCAGCAGGGCGATGCGGGCGACCGAGACCACGGCCTTGCCGCGCCGGCCCAGGGTCACGCTGACCTCCAGGGGCTCGCCCCTCCGGCGGGGCTGGAACTCAGGCGGCATGGGGGGACGCTTGCGCGGCCCGGTCGGCGTCACGGCGGTCATGTCGGTCTCCGGTTGGAGGTTTCCATCAGTAGGCCACCCTCAGGGTCAGGCCCGCCGACCGCGGGTCGCCCGGCGCCCCCAGGACCAGTCCCGAGTTTCCCGCCTGGACAGTCACCGAGGTCAGCCAGGACGCATCGAAGGCATTGCGCACCCAGGCCGTGAGCTCCCAGGCGCCGGGCCGGCGCAGGCCCGCCGACAGGTTCACCAGGGCGTAGCCGTCGATGACCGTGTAGGCCGAGCCCGTCGCCTCGCCGGCGGCGTCGCTCCATCCATTGGCGTCGAGGCGCAGGAAGACTTCGCTTCCCGGTCCCGGGATCGGGCGGGCGTAGTCCGCCGAGGCGCTCCAGGCCCATTTCGGGGCGCCGGGGAGGCGCCGGCCCGACAGGTCACAGGCGGTGGTCGCCACCCCGATCTGCTCCAGGGGACAGGGCCCGTTGGCGTAGGAGAGGTAGCGGGCGTCGGTCAGGGCCGCCGCGCCGGTCAGCACCAGGCCCGCCAGGGGCCGTAGCTCGGCCTCCGCCTCCACCCCCCGCGAGCGGACGCGCTCGACGTTGGCGAGATAGCCGCGCAGGGCGCCGGGGCCGGTGTCGACCACATTGGCCTGGAAGTCGCGCACCCGGGTCTCGAAGACATCGAGGCTCAGGGCCAGCCGCCCGCCCTCGGGCCGCAGCTTCAAGCCCGCCTCCCAGGCCATGACCCGCTCGGGCCGGATGACGGCGGTGGCGAGGGCCGGCTGGCCCTGGGCGTTTGTCGGCAGGCCCGACATGTTGATTCCGCCCGAGGTCTCCGCCCGCGCCAGGCTGGCATAGGCCGAAAGGCCGGGTGAGAGGCGATAGACCGCCGCGAGGCGTCCCGAGAGCCCGCCGTCGCGGATGGCGGCCTGGTAGGCCT
The sequence above is a segment of the Phenylobacterium parvum genome. Coding sequences within it:
- a CDS encoding TOBE domain-containing protein codes for the protein MTAVTPTGPRKRPPMPPEFQPRRRGEPLEVSVTLGRRGKAVVSVARIALLADIGREGSISAAASRHGLSYRAAWDSVQALNNLFPRPLVTGQPGGARGGAARLTPEGWAVLRAYDGLNTEMKWVLGALELRLAKGGTDFDPTFLWSLTMKTSARNMLRGEVVSVTEGAVNSEVVLDLGDGRSLVAGVTREAALELGLTPGLPALALINAGDILLAAVPDGDAPPLRTSARNDLEGVVSRLETGAVNDEVHVDIGGGKTLVAMVTHASAGALGLAPGAPVRALIKAGHVLLAVG